A region from the Triticum aestivum cultivar Chinese Spring chromosome 3D, IWGSC CS RefSeq v2.1, whole genome shotgun sequence genome encodes:
- the LOC123076248 gene encoding uncharacterized protein yields MDVENKGGRNYLTWTDEMDEAMLNVFMEHYNRGDRAQNGWKPHVYTAVVKNVRAKCNVDITKENVISRCKTIDTHNVNVSKMLSTSGFGWDWIHKKLMVDSEDVWSNYVKANKDATCYRHKVIKFWDSISLVFSKDHATGTGARTTGESAAEMAAENVNNISTDSAATSSTQTGEEQKRKRYRSDDSIASMLGEKLDNFTSAYKADIAQVAPPEKPSSPEEILDALNAIVGLDDDGLLAAYDILIADDRKFKALMALPERMKKKLILKQINQ; encoded by the exons atggatgtggagaataaaggaGGTAGAAACTACCTTACCTGGACGGATGAAATGGATGAAGCAATGCTGAATGTGTTCATGGAGCATTACAATAGAGGGGATCgtgctcaaaatgggtggaagccacatgtttacactgcagttgtcAAGAATGTTCGAGCCAAGTGCAATGTGGATATCACAAAGGAGAATGTCATATCAAGGTGCAAGACTATTGATACACACAATGTCAATGTCAGCAAGATGTTGTCAACGAGTGGTTTTGGGTGGGATTGGATCCATAAAAAGCTTATGGTTGATAGTGAGGACGTGTGGAGCAACTATGTCAAG GCAAACAAAGATGCCACATGCTACAGGCACAAGGTCATAAAGTTTTGGGACTCTATCAGCCTTGTCTTCTCGAAGGATCATGCCACCGGAACCGGAGCCAGAACTACTGGTGAAAGTGCAGCGGAAATGGCTGCAGAGAATGTCAACAACATCAGCACTGATTCTGCCGCAACATCTTCAACCCAAACCGGCGAGGAACAGAAGAGGAAAAGATATCGATCGGATGACTCAATTGCATCTATGCTTGGAGAGAAACTGGATAATTTTACCAGTGCCTACAAAGCTGATATCGCTCAAGTTGCTCCTCCTGAGAAACCCTCCTCTCCTGAAGAAATACTTGATGCTCTCAATGCAATTGTGGGACTGGATGATGATGGCTTGCTAGCAGCTTATGATATCCTCATAGCAGATGACCGCAAGTTCAAGGCTCTTATGGCGCTGCCTGAAAGGATGAAGAAGAAATTGATCCTCAAGCAAATCAACCAATGA